A genomic window from Salvia hispanica cultivar TCC Black 2014 chromosome 5, UniMelb_Shisp_WGS_1.0, whole genome shotgun sequence includes:
- the LOC125190026 gene encoding F-box protein At3g07870-like, protein MTRKYKVVRIFGEKSLEEECKYGCQVYTVGTGSWRKVPFGDSLRLCDDVGGVLVNGNLHWTAKETRRGSGEWICCFDLETELFSNFPAPPLSSSTGRSLCVLRDCLCVSDISNTDGCIIIWLMEENEHGWTKIFVIPDVDRLPIVEVWPIRIFENGDVLMECEDGTLFCYSNKTKTFDYDIVSQEYRAPFPSTFVYAPSFVSLKSFAMENAWWLDVPPTYYIGVYESMTHIPDDLVSNADASCRIPTTGLNDFDEFCLVKDFAVN, encoded by the exons ATGACCAGAAAATATAAGGTGGTTAGGATTTTCGGTGAAAAATCATTGGAGGAGGAGTGCAAATATGGGTGCCAAGTATACACGGTTGGAACTGGATCGTGGAGAAAAGTTCCCTTTGGTGACTCGCTCAGGTTATGTGACGATGTTGGAGGGGTACTTGTGAATGGGAATCTTCATTGGACCGCCAAGGAAACAAGAAGAGGCTCTGGTGAATGGATTTgttgctttgatcttgaaacgGAACTTTTTAGCAACTTCCCTGCACCTCCTCTTTCTAGTAGTACAGGTAGGTCACTGTGTGTTTTGCGTGATTGCCTTTGTGTAAGCGATATTTCAAACACTGATGGGTGCATTATAATCTGGTTGATGGAGGAAAATGAGCACGGTTGGACAAAGATATTTGTCATCCCTGATGTTGATAGGCTTCCTATTGTTGAAGTTTGGCCGATTAGAATTTTCGAAAATGGCGACGTCTTGATGGAATGCGAGGATGGCACGCTATTCTGCTAttccaataaaacaaaaacttttGACTACGACATTGTGTCTCAAGAGTATCGTGCACCGTTCCCCTCTACATTCGTGTATGCCCCGAGCTTTGTCTCTCTCAAGAGTTTTGCTATGGAGAATGCATG GTGGCTTGATGTTCCTCCAACTTACTATATCGGCGTCTATGAGTCTATGACGCACATACCTGATGATCTAGTCTCGAATGCAGATGCTTCTTGTCGTATTCCTACAACCG GCCTTaatgattttgatgaattcTGTCTTGTTAAAGATTTCGCTGTAAATTGA
- the LOC125190023 gene encoding uncharacterized protein LOC125190023 — MTNALIGTDQTDVCFWERVLGVYNRFKPPGTVERTHSQIWKKFSRISRTVKRFSGIYEIQLRIAESGRSEADVRALSHQLFNTVKWPKFTYWDEYLVLRDFPKFKAIIEEEERAPGAKQTRLGVASIYSSSSNSRAFDLNDDALEEAPSSLSRRPRLQGQRVWEARSASQVSATSMSAIGSTPRAALAHTLEVQMMKQLQDNLSLYEKSTDPETKRMYYDLILRLRSKLGWGKGSETGHASGSGDGGGGNKGVEEDVPDSDDATPYAAVASFF; from the coding sequence ATGACGAATGCCCTCATTGGTACGGATCAGACCGACGTTTGCTTCTGGGAGCGCGTCCTAGGGGTGTACAACAGATTCAAACCACCAGGCACCGTCGAGCGTACACATAGCCAGATCTGGAAGAAGTTCAGCAGGATCAGTAGAACGGTGAAGAGGTTCAGTGGCATATACGAGATCCAACTCCGCATTGCTGAGAGCGGCCGCAGCGAAGCCGACGTACGGGCGTTGTCGCATCAGTTGTTTAATACTGTAAAGTGGCCCAAGTTCACCTACTGGGATGAATACCTCGTTCTGCGGGACTTCCCAAAATTCAAGGCCATCATTGAGGAAGAGGAGCGTGCTCCTGGTGCGAAACAGACAAGACTCGGCGTAGCCAGCATCTACAGCAGTAGTAGCAACTCACGTGCCTTCGACCTGAACGACGATGCTTTGGAAGAGGCCCCCTCGTCACTCTCCAGGCGCCCACGTCTGCAGGGCCAGCGTGTCTGGGAAGCTAGATCCGCCTCCCAAGTCTCTGCTACGAGCATGTCTGCAATCGGCTCAACACCGAGGGCGGCGTTGGCTCATACCCTAGAGGTGCAGATGATGAAGCAACTTCAGGATAACTTGTCCTTGTACGAGAAGTCGACTGACCCGGAGACCAAGAGGATGTACTACGACCTCATACTGAGACTGAGGTCGAAGTTAGGGTGGGGCAAAGGGTCGGAGACGGGACACGCAAGCGGCAGTGGTGACGGTGGAGGCGGCAACAAAGGTGTTGAAGAAGATGTGCCGGATTCTGATGACGCCACTCCGTACGCGGCGGTGGCgtcatttttttag
- the LOC125190024 gene encoding F-box protein At3g07870-like: MGEDFFKYLPSEVVLDILSRVPTLDVMACKCVCKPWLGLLATPEFVNAHISRSVPGFAVETQPRSFKMVEIVEELDEEQEWDVTFSFELPFDEMIHSSVNGLFFLKDFAFGDLILCNPITSDYIMLPCPRQTTPDVQIDMENFGFGVSRMTGQYKVVRIFVEKSSEEECNYECQVYTVGTGSWRKVPFGDSLRLCEDVGGVLVNGNLHWTVEETRRGSGEWICCFDLETELFSTFPAPPLPSSTGVYSSRSLCVLRDCLCVTDISTTDGCIIIWLMEEYEHSWTKIFVIPDVDRLPDVDVWPIRIFENGDVLMECKDGTLFCYSIETKTFDYDIVSQEDRAPFPSTFVYAPSFVSLKSFAMENACSF, translated from the coding sequence ATGGGTGAAGATTTCTTCAAATATCTTCCATCAGAAGTCGTATTAGATATCCTCTCAAGAGTCCCCACTCTAGATGTTATGGCGTGCAAGTGTGTTTGTAAGCCATGGCTCGGTCTGCTCGCTACTCCTGAATTTGTGAATGCACACATATCGAGATCAGTCCCGGGGTTTGCAGTTGAAACACAACCACGGTCATTCAAAATGGTTGAAATTGTGGAAGAGCTTGATGAGGAGCAAGAGTGGGACGTGACCTTCAGCTTCGAACTCCCTTTCGATGAAATGATTCACAGTTCAGTCAATGGTTTGTTCTTTCTAAAAGACTTTGCTTTTGGTGATCTTATCCTGTGCAATCCGATCACATCTGACTATATCATGCTCCCTTGTCCACGACAAACCACCCCAGATGTCCAGATTGACATggagaattttggatttggagtgaGCAGAATGACCGGCCAATATAAGGTGGTCAGGATTTTCGTTGAAAAATCATCGGAGGAGGAGTGCAATTATGAGTGCCAAGTATACACTGTTGGAACTGGATCGTGGAGAAAAGTTCCCTTTGGTGACTCGCTCAGGTTATGTGAAGATGTTGGAGGGGTACTTGTGAATGGGAATCTTCATTGGACCGTCGAGGAAACAAGAAGAGGCTCTGGTGAATGGATTTgttgctttgatcttgaaacgGAACTTTTTAGCACCTTCCCCGCACCTCCTCTTCCTAGTAGTACAGGTGTTTACTCCAGTAGGTCACTCTGTGTTTTGCGGGATTGCCTTTGTGTAACCGATATTTCAACCACTGATGGGTGCATTATAATCTGGTTGATGGAGGAATACGAGCACAGTTGGACAAAGATATTTGTCATCCCTGATGTTGATAGGCTTCCTGATGTTGATGTTTGGCCGATTAGAATTTTCGAAAATGGCGACGTCTTGATGGAATGCAAGGATGGCACGCTATTCTGCTATTCCATTGAAACGAAAACTTTTGACTACGACATTGTGTCTCAAGAGGATCGTGCACCGTTCCCCTCTACATTCGTGTATGCCCCGAGCTTTGTCTCTCTCAAGAGTTTTGCTATGGAGAATGCATGCTCATTTTGA
- the LOC125190027 gene encoding F-box protein At3g07870-like produces the protein MGEDFFKYLPSEIVLDILSRVPTLDVMACKCVCKPWLGLLATPEFVNAHISRSVPGFAVETQPRSFKMVEIVEELDEEQEWDVTFSFELPFDEMIHSSVNGLFFLKDFAFGDLILCNPITSDYIMLPCPRQTTPDVQIDMENFGFGVSRMTGQYKVVRIFVEKSSEEECNYECQVYTVGTGSWRKVPFGDSLRLWEDVGGVLVNGNLHWIVEETRRGSGEWICCFDLETELFSTFPAPPLPSSTGVYSSRSLCVLRDCLCVTDISTTDGCIIIWLMEEYEHGWTKIFVIPDVDVWPIRIFENGDVLMECKDGTLFCYSIETKTFDYDIVSQEDRAPFPSTFVYAPSFVSLKSFAMENACSF, from the coding sequence ATGGGCGAAGATTTCTTCAAATATCTTCCATCAGAAATCGTATTAGATATCCTCTCAAGAGTCCCCACTCTAGATGTTATGGCGTGCAAGTGTGTTTGTAAGCCATGGCTCGGTCTGCTCGCTACTCCTGAATTTGTGAATGCACACATATCGAGATCAGTCCCGGGGTTTGCAGTTGAAACACAACCACGGTCATTCAAAATGGTTGAAATTGTGGAAGAGCTTGATGAGGAGCAAGAGTGGGACGTGACCTTCAGCTTCGAACTCCCTTTCGATGAAATGATTCATAGTTCAGTCAATGGTTTGTTCTTTCTAAAAGACTTTGCTTTTGGTGATCTTATCCTGTGCAATCCGATCACATCTGACTATATCATGCTCCCTTGTCCACGACAAACCACCCCAGATGTCCAGATTGACatggaaaattttggatttggagtgaGCAGAATGACCGGCCAATATAAGGTGGTCAGGATTTTCGTTGAAAAATCATCGGAGGAGGAGTGCAATTATGAGTGCCAAGTATACACTGTTGGAACTGGATCGTGGAGAAAAGTTCCCTTTGGTGACTCGCTCAGGTTATGGGAAGATGTTGGAGGGGTACTTGTGAATGGGAATCTTCATTGGATCGTCGAGGAAACAAGAAGAGGCTCTGGTGAATGGATTTgttgctttgatcttgaaacgGAACTTTTTAGCACCTTCCCCGCACCTCCTCTTCCTAGTAGTACAGGTGTTTACTCCAGTAGGTCACTCTGTGTTTTGCGGGATTGCCTTTGTGTAACTGATATTTCAACCACTGATGGGTGCATTATAATCTGGTTGATGGAGGAATACGAGCATGGTTGGACAAAGATATTTGTCATCCCTGATGTTGATGTTTGGCCGATCAGAATTTTCGAAAATGGCGACGTCTTGATGGAATGCAAGGATGGCACGCTATTCTGCTATTCCATTGAAACGAAAACTTTTGACTACGACATTGTGTCTCAAGAGGATCGTGCACCGTTCCCCTCTACATTCGTGTATGCCCCGAGCTTTGTCTCTCTCAAGAGTTTTGCTATGGAAAATGCATGCTCATTTTGA
- the LOC125190025 gene encoding F-box protein At3g07870-like, which yields MGENFFKYLPSEIVLDILSRVPTREAMACKCVCKPWLGLLASPEFVNSHMSRSVPGIAVETRAQSYKMVEFVDEEHRWDVTFNFKLPFDEIHSSTNGLIFLKDFARGDLILCNPITRDYIKLPSPRRTSLKVEIDMENFGFWVSRMTGQYKVVRIFGEKPAEEYEYECQVYTVGTGSWRKVPFSDSLRLCDDVGGVLVNGNLHWTVKETRRGSGVWICCFDIEAELFRTFPTPPLPSSSGFYSSRSLCVLWDCLCVSDISTTNGRIIIWLMEDEQSWTKIFVIPDVDRLPEREERLFGLVDVWPIIIFENGDVLMQWENGTLFCYSNKTKTFDYGIVSREDRLIFPSTIVYAPSFVSLKSFAMENVSSF from the coding sequence ATGGGCGaaaatttcttcaaatatcTTCCATCAGAAATCGTATTAGATATCCTCTCAAGAGTCCCGACTCGAGAAGCTATGGCGTGCAAGTGTGTTTGTAAGCCTTGGCTCGGTCTGCTCGCTTCTCCGGAATTTGTGAATTCACACATGTCGAGATCAGTCCCGGGGATTGCAGTTGAAACACGCGCACAGTCATACAAAATGGTTGAATTTGTGGATGAGGAGCATCGTTGGGACGTGACCTTCAACTTCAAGCTCCCTTTTGATGAAATACATAGTTCAACTAATGGTTTGATCTTTCTAAAAGACTTTGCTCGTGGTGATCTAATCCTGTGCAATCCGATCACACGTGACTATATCAAGCTCCCTTCTCCGCGACGAACCTCCCTAAAAGTTGAGATTGACATGGAGAATTTTGGATTCTGGGTGAGCAGAATGACCGGCCAATATAAGGTGGTTAGGATTTTCGGTGAAAAACCAGCAGAGGAGTACGAATATGAGTGCCAAGTATACACTGTTGGAACTGGATCGTGGAGAAAAGTTCCCTTTAGTGACTCCCTCAGGTTATGTGACGATGTTGGAGGGGTGCTTGTGAATGGGAATCTTCATTGGACCGTCAAGGAAACAAGAAGAGGCTCTGGTGTATGGATTTGTTGCTTTGATATTGAAGCAGAGCTTTTTCGCACCTTCCCAACACCTCCTCTTCCTAGTAGTTCAGGTTTTTACTCGAGTAGGTCACTCTGTGTTTTGTGGGATTGCCTTTGTGTAAGCGATATTTCAACCACCAATGGGCGCATTATAATCTGGTTGATGGAAGATGAGCAGAGTTGGACAAAGATATTTGTCATCCCTGATGTTGATAGGCTTCCTGAGAGAGAGGAACGGCTTTTTGGATTAGTTGATGTTTGGCCGattataattttcgaaaatggCGACGTCTTGATGCAATGGGAGAATGGCACGCTATTCTGCTATTCCAATAAGACGAAAACTTTTGACTACGGCATTGTGTCTCGAGAGGATCGTCTAATTTTCCCCTCTACAATCGTGTATGCCCCGAGCTTTGTCTCTCTCAAGAGTTTTGCGATGGAGAATGTAAGCTCGTTCTGA